In Syngnathus scovelli strain Florida chromosome 16, RoL_Ssco_1.2, whole genome shotgun sequence, the genomic stretch CCTACAGTCAAATAAAGGCACAATCAGAAATTCTGTTCAGATGTTCCAGTGGCACCTTTGAGGATTTTCGCAACTAGGCCTTCTCATCAACACGCTGGCAATGAAGATCAGGTAGTTACCCGGGATTCATTGATAAAGAATGTTGTTATACCGTAATACAAATTAATCCTTGCAGTATAAAACCTGGAATGCCTTTTTAACTTTTTAAGGTAACTTTGGTCTAACCTGAGTTATGCATTAAGTGAGTAGAACATTTCCCTCTGCATAGAGCACAAAGCATTCCATTCTTTCTTTTGCATTAGTAAATTGGAATATATGCCTTCTATCAGTcagttttaaatgtatttacttTTGTGTTACCCCCCAGGATGTATTTAGTTTACAGTTCGGGTCTCTTTTTGACCCTGCTGCATCTATCTACGTCTTTGCTGTTGGGAGCCTTCAACATCAAGTCTTTTGGAGACAAGAAAGCCTCCAACAGAACCTTGATGAACATCATCAGTGAGGTCAGATACTTGACCTCTTATTACACCTTGTAGTCAGTACTTAGCGATGCATTTCGTGTTGCTGTTGCAGATCGTCCACCGCTATGACATCATTCTGATCCAGGAAGTCCGAGACAATGACCTCTCAGCTACCACAAAACTCATGCAACATGTCAACAAGTTAGGATAAATAtcaaatattattgcttatagtgAGGAACATTTGGAAAAATTCAAACTGTTTTTTCCCCAGAGGTTCTCCACCATTTAGGTACAAGCACATCGTCAGTGAGCCTTTGGGTCGGAGTTCTTACAAGGAGCGGTATCTCTTTCTATACAGGTACACACACCAAAAGAAATTGCAGCCACAAAAGTATCTCCATAAacaatatggattttttttttttttttaccttatcaAAAACTCATTGTCCATTCCAGTGTATAATACTTATTTCAATTCAATCCATGCATGTTCTTCCCAGGGAGGAAACGGTGTCAGTGGTCAGAAACTACACTTATGACGATGGTTGTGAGCCCTGTGGGACCGACACCTTCATGAGGGAGCCTTTTATCGTTATGTTCTCCTCAAATGACACTGGTAGgctgtatactgtatatatagaaTGTGTTTTTCAAATAATGGCAGTAACTTTTCCTATATCCCTTTTAGTTGTGAGAAACTTTGCTCTGATCCCACAACACACTTCACCAGACTTCGCCTTGCAGGAAGTAGATGAGCTGTACAATGTGGTGACTGATGTCCGCAGCAGATGGAACACCAATGTGAATATGACTTAACGTAATTTTCCTCGATGAAACTGAATAATGACAGCCATACATTGGACCTGCAGGAT encodes the following:
- the dnase1 gene encoding deoxyribonuclease-1 isoform X1; protein product: MKIRMYLVYSSGLFLTLLHLSTSLLLGAFNIKSFGDKKASNRTLMNIISEIVHRYDIILIQEVRDNDLSATTKLMQHVNKGSPPFRYKHIVSEPLGRSSYKERYLFLYREETVSVVRNYTYDDGCEPCGTDTFMREPFIVMFSSNDTGRLYTVYIECVFQIMAVTFPISLLVVRNFALIPQHTSPDFALQEVDELYNVVTDVRSRWNTNDIILLGDFNTDCSYVTDSEWTQIRIFTDKSFHWLIPNEADTTVSHTDCAYDRIVVTDDMKTGVVDYSAEVYDFMEDLNLSFNMALAVSDHFPVEVKLLV
- the dnase1 gene encoding deoxyribonuclease-1 isoform X2: MKIRMYLVYSSGLFLTLLHLSTSLLLGAFNIKSFGDKKASNRTLMNIISEIVHRYDIILIQEVRDNDLSATTKLMQHVNKGSPPFRYKHIVSEPLGRSSYKERYLFLYREETVSVVRNYTYDDGCEPCGTDTFMREPFIVMFSSNDTVVRNFALIPQHTSPDFALQEVDELYNVVTDVRSRWNTNDIILLGDFNTDCSYVTDSEWTQIRIFTDKSFHWLIPNEADTTVSHTDCAYDRIVVTDDMKTGVVDYSAEVYDFMEDLNLSFNMALAVSDHFPVEVKLLV